The Streptococcus mitis region TGTTTTTGTTATTTTATAATCTAGTTATCAAAACGAGATAAAAAGGAGTTGAAAATGAAAACTACCTTTTCCTACCCTAAATGGGCAGAAATTCCAAACATTGACCTCTATCTGGACCAGGTTTTGCTCTATGTCAATCAGGTCTGCGCCCCTATCTCTCCTGATAAAGACAAGGGCCTGACAGCATCTATGGTCAATAACTATGTCAAACATGGTTACCTGACAAAGCCTGACAAGAAAAAATACCAACGCCAACAAATTGCCCGTTTGATTGCTATCACAACCCTCAAGTCTGTATTTTCTATTCAAGAAATAGCTCAGACACTGAATACTCTACAAAGTCAAGCAAGTTCAGAGCAACTCTACGATGCTTTTGTGGACTACATGAACCAAGGGATTGACCCAGCTAACCCCATTATCCAAACCAGCTGCCAAACCGTTAAACTCTATCACCA contains the following coding sequences:
- a CDS encoding DUF1836 domain-containing protein, whose amino-acid sequence is MKTTFSYPKWAEIPNIDLYLDQVLLYVNQVCAPISPDKDKGLTASMVNNYVKHGYLTKPDKKKYQRQQIARLIAITTLKSVFSIQEIAQTLNTLQSQASSEQLYDAFVDYMNQGIDPANPIIQTSCQTVKLYHQTLDLIHHNQEEVIQ